In a genomic window of Sarcophilus harrisii chromosome 4, mSarHar1.11, whole genome shotgun sequence:
- the C4H17orf80 gene encoding uncharacterized protein C17orf80 homolog isoform X2 — translation MADILPQMELCPHCKKQFKRLKSHLPFCKKVGTILPFNSDITNSKAVFFQAPKSKKLPKKLTKTDREETLKKDQSKRRNMNLMKVRLHNADLEMRIAMQTAEEMKKQIKNNSQMTQNSTRPKKVVFLAENGHLFSAEKKNSKAKFKKYLPKSGEDKNKNPSEIFGSSSSKCSFTNEDKIYWSGLLNDKIIEHPGQKFLAETLDLPFSICETFPSLDRSQNPYATLQSNERGLKAWDPISEASYSVNNSEIPRKSIGSFFSTNYVNSSLSKSLQTGGRENHHIKHRAKKKGFHFGLAARKCSWDKESKDNKSPEVKVPKLDYMRDAMRKQVNNNNLAIEKIPHHDNPDSGCEESLSLADLGNQSLSTLVLKYLQEEEDLVTPVNPVESKKPVFSEPYPNPNTWATHTKYNQQPLNLACHFAPKNLTGGHIETTGSKSLPTSLGLEWFPELYPGYQHLGVLPGRPQKGNIEIQKFHHSLPEEERVLQAPPLERNLMDLKIGRLPSWLRVSNFSIMGLLGKVQKAWIKYPKFVSLKKGGAGCITMFCAGYWVLCYSWSFKHLKLQRWRKHN, via the exons ATGGCAGACATCTTACCTCAAATGGAACTGTGTCCTCATTGTAAGAAACAATTTAAACGGTTAAAGTCTCATTTACCTTTCTGTAAGAAGGTAGGAACCATCCTTCCTTTTAATTCAGACATTACTAATTCCAAGGCAGTTTTCTTTCAAGCTCCCAAATCAAAGAAGTTACCAAAAAAGCTGACAAAAACTGATCGTGAAGAGACACTTAAAAAAGATCAAAGTAAGAGAAGAAACATGAACCTTATGAAAGTTAGACTACATAATGCTGACTTAGAAATGAGAATTGCTATGCAGACAGCTGAAGAGATGaagaagcaaattaaaaataactctCAAATGACACAGAATTCTACTAGACCAAAGAAGGTTGTGTTTTTGGCTGAGAATGGGCATTTGTtttctgcagaaaaaaaaaattccaaagcaaaatttaaaaaatatttacctaAATCGGGGGAAGATAAGAACAAAAATCCTTCAGAAATTTTTGGGAGCAGCTCTTCCAAATGTTCTTTTACCAATGAAGATAAGATATATTGGTCAGGCTTGCTGAATGATAAAATAATTGAGCACCCAGGACAGAAATTCCTAGCAGAAACATTAGACTTGCCTTTCAGTATTTGTGAGACTTTTCCAAGTCTTGATAGAAGTCAGAATCCTTATGCAACTTTACAAAGCAATGAGAGAGGCCTCAAAGCTTGGGACCCCATTTCAGAAGCCTCATACAGTGTCAATAATTCTGAGATCCCGAGAAAAAGCATAGGATCCTTTTTCTCAACCAATTATGTAAATTCCTCATTGTCTAAGTCACTCCAAACTGGAGgaagagagaaccatcatatcaaacatagagcaaagaaaaaagggTTTCATTTTGGATTGGCAGCTAGAAAGTGTAGTTGGGATAAAGAATCTAAAGACAATAAATCACCTGAGGTAAAAGTACCTAAATTGGATTACATGAGAGATGCCATGAGGAAGCaagttaataacaataatttagcCATAGAGAAGATACCTCACCATGACAATCCTGATTCAGGTTGTGAAGAATCGCTTTCTTTGGCAGATTTAGGTAACCAAAGCCTTTCTACTTTGGTTTTAAAATATCTACAAGAAGAGGAAGATCTAGTCACTCCAGTTAATCCAGTGGAGAGTAAGAAACCAGTATTTTCAGAGCCTTATCCTAATCCCAATACATGGGCAACACACACTAAATATAATCAGCAACCTTTAAATCTGGCCTGTCATTTTGCTCCTAAAAACCTGACTGGTGGTCATATTGAAACTACTGGCAGCAAGAGCCTACCTACATCCTTGGGACTGGAGTGGTTTCCAGAACTCTACCCTGGGTATCAACATCTGGGAGTGTTACCAGGGAGACCTCAGAAGGGGAATATTGAGATACAGAAATTTCACCACAGTCTCCCAGAAGAGGAAAGAGTTTTACAAG CTCCTCCTTTGGAAAGAAATCTGATGGATTTAAAGATTGGAAGGCTTCCATCTTGGCTTAGAGTGTCTAATTTCTCTATAATGGGACTGCTGGGAAAAGTACAAAAAG CCTGGATTAAATACCCCAAATTTGTCAGCTTGAAGAAGGGTGGCGCCGGTTGCATCACCATGTTCTGTGCTGGATACTGGGTCCTTTGCTACAGTTGGAGTTTCAAGCACCTGA AGTTGCAGCGTTGGCGCAAGCACAACTGA
- the C4H17orf80 gene encoding uncharacterized protein C17orf80 homolog isoform X3 — protein MADILPQMELCPHCKKQFKRLKSHLPFCKKVGTILPFNSDITNSKAVFFQAPKSKKLPKKLTKTDREETLKKDQSKRRNMNLMKVRLHNADLEMRIAMQTAEEMKKQIKNNSQMTQNSTRPKKVVFLAENGHLFSAEKKNSKAKFKKYLPKSGEDKNKNPSEIFGSSSSKCSFTNEDKIYWSGLLNDKIIEHPGQKFLAETLDLPFSICETFPSLDRSQNPYATLQSNERGLKAWDPISEASYSVNNSEIPRKSIGSFFSTNYVNSSLSKSLQTGGRENHHIKHRAKKKGFHFGLAARKCSWDKESKDNKSPEVKVPKLDYMRDAMRKQVNNNNLAIEKIPHHDNPDSGCEESLSLADLGNQSLSTLVLKYLQEEEDLVTPVNPVESKKPVFSEPYPNPNTWATHTKYNQQPLNLACHFAPKNLTGGHIETTGSKSLPTSLGLEWFPELYPGYQHLGVLPGRPQKGNIEIQKFHHSLPEEERVLQAPPLERNLMDLKIGRLPSWLRVSNFSIMGLLGKVQKELQRWRKHN, from the exons ATGGCAGACATCTTACCTCAAATGGAACTGTGTCCTCATTGTAAGAAACAATTTAAACGGTTAAAGTCTCATTTACCTTTCTGTAAGAAGGTAGGAACCATCCTTCCTTTTAATTCAGACATTACTAATTCCAAGGCAGTTTTCTTTCAAGCTCCCAAATCAAAGAAGTTACCAAAAAAGCTGACAAAAACTGATCGTGAAGAGACACTTAAAAAAGATCAAAGTAAGAGAAGAAACATGAACCTTATGAAAGTTAGACTACATAATGCTGACTTAGAAATGAGAATTGCTATGCAGACAGCTGAAGAGATGaagaagcaaattaaaaataactctCAAATGACACAGAATTCTACTAGACCAAAGAAGGTTGTGTTTTTGGCTGAGAATGGGCATTTGTtttctgcagaaaaaaaaaattccaaagcaaaatttaaaaaatatttacctaAATCGGGGGAAGATAAGAACAAAAATCCTTCAGAAATTTTTGGGAGCAGCTCTTCCAAATGTTCTTTTACCAATGAAGATAAGATATATTGGTCAGGCTTGCTGAATGATAAAATAATTGAGCACCCAGGACAGAAATTCCTAGCAGAAACATTAGACTTGCCTTTCAGTATTTGTGAGACTTTTCCAAGTCTTGATAGAAGTCAGAATCCTTATGCAACTTTACAAAGCAATGAGAGAGGCCTCAAAGCTTGGGACCCCATTTCAGAAGCCTCATACAGTGTCAATAATTCTGAGATCCCGAGAAAAAGCATAGGATCCTTTTTCTCAACCAATTATGTAAATTCCTCATTGTCTAAGTCACTCCAAACTGGAGgaagagagaaccatcatatcaaacatagagcaaagaaaaaagggTTTCATTTTGGATTGGCAGCTAGAAAGTGTAGTTGGGATAAAGAATCTAAAGACAATAAATCACCTGAGGTAAAAGTACCTAAATTGGATTACATGAGAGATGCCATGAGGAAGCaagttaataacaataatttagcCATAGAGAAGATACCTCACCATGACAATCCTGATTCAGGTTGTGAAGAATCGCTTTCTTTGGCAGATTTAGGTAACCAAAGCCTTTCTACTTTGGTTTTAAAATATCTACAAGAAGAGGAAGATCTAGTCACTCCAGTTAATCCAGTGGAGAGTAAGAAACCAGTATTTTCAGAGCCTTATCCTAATCCCAATACATGGGCAACACACACTAAATATAATCAGCAACCTTTAAATCTGGCCTGTCATTTTGCTCCTAAAAACCTGACTGGTGGTCATATTGAAACTACTGGCAGCAAGAGCCTACCTACATCCTTGGGACTGGAGTGGTTTCCAGAACTCTACCCTGGGTATCAACATCTGGGAGTGTTACCAGGGAGACCTCAGAAGGGGAATATTGAGATACAGAAATTTCACCACAGTCTCCCAGAAGAGGAAAGAGTTTTACAAG CTCCTCCTTTGGAAAGAAATCTGATGGATTTAAAGATTGGAAGGCTTCCATCTTGGCTTAGAGTGTCTAATTTCTCTATAATGGGACTGCTGGGAAAAGTACAAAAAG AGTTGCAGCGTTGGCGCAAGCACAACTGA
- the C4H17orf80 gene encoding uncharacterized protein C17orf80 homolog isoform X1: MADILPQMELCPHCKKQFKRLKSHLPFCKKVGTILPFNSDITNSKAVFFQAPKSKKLPKKLTKTDREETLKKDQSKRRNMNLMKVRLHNADLEMRIAMQTAEEMKKQIKNNSQMTQNSTRPKKVVFLAENGHLFSAEKKNSKAKFKKYLPKSGEDKNKNPSEIFGSSSSKCSFTNEDKIYWSGLLNDKIIEHPGQKFLAETLDLPFSICETFPSLDRSQNPYATLQSNERGLKAWDPISEASYSVNNSEIPRKSIGSFFSTNYVNSSLSKSLQTGGRENHHIKHRAKKKGFHFGLAARKCSWDKESKDNKSPEVKVPKLDYMRDAMRKQVNNNNLAIEKIPHHDNPDSGCEESLSLADLGNQSLSTLVLKYLQEEEDLVTPVNPVESKKPVFSEPYPNPNTWATHTKYNQQPLNLACHFAPKNLTGGHIETTGSKSLPTSLGLEWFPELYPGYQHLGVLPGRPQKGNIEIQKFHHSLPEEERVLQAPPLERNLMDLKIGRLPSWLRVSNFSIMGLLGKVQKAWIKYPKFVSLKKGGAGCITMFCAGYWVLCYSWSFKHLSKISWLWGLNYRPLNDELQRWRKHN, translated from the exons ATGGCAGACATCTTACCTCAAATGGAACTGTGTCCTCATTGTAAGAAACAATTTAAACGGTTAAAGTCTCATTTACCTTTCTGTAAGAAGGTAGGAACCATCCTTCCTTTTAATTCAGACATTACTAATTCCAAGGCAGTTTTCTTTCAAGCTCCCAAATCAAAGAAGTTACCAAAAAAGCTGACAAAAACTGATCGTGAAGAGACACTTAAAAAAGATCAAAGTAAGAGAAGAAACATGAACCTTATGAAAGTTAGACTACATAATGCTGACTTAGAAATGAGAATTGCTATGCAGACAGCTGAAGAGATGaagaagcaaattaaaaataactctCAAATGACACAGAATTCTACTAGACCAAAGAAGGTTGTGTTTTTGGCTGAGAATGGGCATTTGTtttctgcagaaaaaaaaaattccaaagcaaaatttaaaaaatatttacctaAATCGGGGGAAGATAAGAACAAAAATCCTTCAGAAATTTTTGGGAGCAGCTCTTCCAAATGTTCTTTTACCAATGAAGATAAGATATATTGGTCAGGCTTGCTGAATGATAAAATAATTGAGCACCCAGGACAGAAATTCCTAGCAGAAACATTAGACTTGCCTTTCAGTATTTGTGAGACTTTTCCAAGTCTTGATAGAAGTCAGAATCCTTATGCAACTTTACAAAGCAATGAGAGAGGCCTCAAAGCTTGGGACCCCATTTCAGAAGCCTCATACAGTGTCAATAATTCTGAGATCCCGAGAAAAAGCATAGGATCCTTTTTCTCAACCAATTATGTAAATTCCTCATTGTCTAAGTCACTCCAAACTGGAGgaagagagaaccatcatatcaaacatagagcaaagaaaaaagggTTTCATTTTGGATTGGCAGCTAGAAAGTGTAGTTGGGATAAAGAATCTAAAGACAATAAATCACCTGAGGTAAAAGTACCTAAATTGGATTACATGAGAGATGCCATGAGGAAGCaagttaataacaataatttagcCATAGAGAAGATACCTCACCATGACAATCCTGATTCAGGTTGTGAAGAATCGCTTTCTTTGGCAGATTTAGGTAACCAAAGCCTTTCTACTTTGGTTTTAAAATATCTACAAGAAGAGGAAGATCTAGTCACTCCAGTTAATCCAGTGGAGAGTAAGAAACCAGTATTTTCAGAGCCTTATCCTAATCCCAATACATGGGCAACACACACTAAATATAATCAGCAACCTTTAAATCTGGCCTGTCATTTTGCTCCTAAAAACCTGACTGGTGGTCATATTGAAACTACTGGCAGCAAGAGCCTACCTACATCCTTGGGACTGGAGTGGTTTCCAGAACTCTACCCTGGGTATCAACATCTGGGAGTGTTACCAGGGAGACCTCAGAAGGGGAATATTGAGATACAGAAATTTCACCACAGTCTCCCAGAAGAGGAAAGAGTTTTACAAG CTCCTCCTTTGGAAAGAAATCTGATGGATTTAAAGATTGGAAGGCTTCCATCTTGGCTTAGAGTGTCTAATTTCTCTATAATGGGACTGCTGGGAAAAGTACAAAAAG CCTGGATTAAATACCCCAAATTTGTCAGCTTGAAGAAGGGTGGCGCCGGTTGCATCACCATGTTCTGTGCTGGATACTGGGTCCTTTGCTACAGTTGGAGTTTCAAGCACCTGAGTAAGATTTCCTGGCTTTGGGGCTTGAATTACAGACCCTTAAATGATG AGTTGCAGCGTTGGCGCAAGCACAACTGA